From the Streptomyces sp. Tu 2975 genome, one window contains:
- a CDS encoding MCE family protein — MTAHTARRRLAGVAFLLVPVLLVWLSVAVYDKKFTDDATVTVLTGAAGNEMHRGAEVKLRGVVIGEVRDIRADGTGARLTLAVDRDELRRVPADVTAQMLPTTLFGERFVALVPPARDSSARTLGAGDTITQDRSSNAVELEQVLDNVLPLLTAVKPEKLSATLTAVSQALQGRGDQLGETLVTLEGHLKKLNPQLPVLNRDIAHLVEVSHLYADAAPDVLQALTDFTTTSGTIADQQAQLAGLYGSATTSAQDLTAFLRKNRNNLIRLAAAGRPTLELLAEYSSSFPCTLRTLAGFVPAMDKALGKGTDEPGLHVDVTAVPSLGTYVPGRDTPVYDSGGGPHCYAVPYTGRPAPSAARAAAESLGLPNSPQENRLVNELMAPELKQTPDKLPDWSSVLTGPVYRGAEVTLK, encoded by the coding sequence ATGACCGCGCACACGGCAAGAAGACGGCTCGCGGGCGTGGCCTTCCTGCTCGTGCCCGTGCTGCTCGTATGGCTCTCGGTGGCCGTCTACGACAAGAAGTTCACCGACGACGCCACCGTCACCGTCCTCACCGGAGCGGCCGGCAACGAGATGCACCGGGGCGCCGAGGTCAAACTGCGCGGCGTCGTCATCGGCGAGGTCCGCGACATCCGTGCCGACGGCACCGGAGCCCGGCTGACCCTCGCCGTCGACCGGGACGAGCTCCGGCGGGTGCCCGCCGACGTCACCGCACAGATGCTGCCGACGACTCTCTTCGGAGAGCGTTTCGTCGCCCTGGTGCCGCCCGCCCGAGACTCCTCCGCACGTACGCTCGGCGCGGGGGACACCATCACCCAGGACCGTTCCAGCAACGCCGTCGAACTGGAACAGGTCCTCGACAACGTGCTGCCGCTGCTGACCGCCGTCAAGCCGGAGAAGCTGTCCGCCACCCTCACCGCCGTCTCCCAGGCACTCCAGGGCCGCGGCGACCAGCTCGGCGAAACGCTCGTCACCCTCGAAGGCCACCTGAAGAAGCTCAATCCGCAACTCCCGGTGCTCAACCGGGACATCGCCCACCTCGTCGAGGTGAGCCATCTCTACGCGGACGCCGCGCCCGACGTGCTCCAGGCGCTCACCGACTTCACCACCACCAGCGGCACCATCGCCGACCAGCAGGCACAGCTCGCCGGATTGTACGGCTCGGCCACCACATCGGCGCAGGACCTCACCGCCTTCCTGCGAAAGAACCGGAACAACCTGATCCGGCTGGCCGCCGCCGGCCGGCCCACCCTCGAACTCCTCGCCGAGTACTCGTCCTCCTTCCCGTGCACCCTTCGCACCCTCGCCGGGTTCGTACCCGCCATGGACAAGGCCCTCGGCAAGGGCACCGACGAGCCGGGGCTCCACGTGGACGTGACCGCCGTGCCCTCGCTGGGCACGTACGTGCCCGGCAGGGACACCCCGGTCTACGACAGCGGCGGCGGACCGCACTGTTACGCCGTCCCGTACACCGGCAGGCCCGCCCCCTCCGCCGCGCGGGCGGCCGCCGAGAGCCTCGGTCTGCCCAACTCGCCGCAGGAGAACCGGCTCGTCAACGAACTGATGGCGCCGGAGCTGAAGCAGACCCCGGACAAGCTGCCCGACTGGAGCAGTGTGCTGACCGGCCCCGTCTACCGCGGTGCGGAGGTGACGCTCAAGTGA
- a CDS encoding ATP-binding cassette domain-containing protein translates to MGIEVVVEGLTKSFGKQNIWQDVTLTLPAGEVSVMLGPSGTGKTVFLKSIIGLLKPERGRVLIDGVDMVGSPERDIYETRKLFGLMFQDGALFGSMTLFDNIAFPLREHTRKKESEIRRIVMERIEVVGLLGAEGKLPGEISGGMRKRAGLARALVLDPQIILCDEPDSGLDPVRTAYLSQLLIDLNAQIDATMLIVTHNLDIAATVPDNMGMLFRRNLVTFGPREVLLTSEEPVVAQFLGGRREGPIGMSEEKDAATLAKEQRSGVGDHVRQPRTVVPQLEPSPGMPVRQGALRRRERVLGMMAQLPEAARTAIMRSYGPAGRGVPG, encoded by the coding sequence ATGGGAATCGAGGTAGTCGTCGAAGGACTCACCAAGTCCTTCGGCAAACAGAACATCTGGCAGGACGTCACGCTCACCCTCCCGGCCGGAGAAGTCAGCGTCATGCTCGGGCCCTCGGGAACCGGCAAGACCGTCTTCCTCAAATCCATCATCGGACTGCTCAAGCCGGAACGCGGCCGCGTCCTCATCGACGGCGTCGACATGGTGGGCAGCCCCGAACGCGACATCTACGAGACGCGCAAGCTGTTCGGCCTGATGTTCCAGGACGGCGCGCTCTTCGGATCGATGACACTCTTCGACAACATCGCCTTCCCCTTGCGTGAACACACCCGCAAGAAGGAGTCGGAGATCCGGCGCATCGTGATGGAGCGCATCGAGGTCGTCGGACTCCTCGGCGCCGAGGGCAAACTCCCCGGCGAGATATCCGGCGGTATGCGCAAACGCGCCGGGCTCGCCCGCGCCCTGGTCCTGGACCCGCAGATCATCCTCTGCGACGAGCCCGACTCCGGTCTCGACCCCGTGCGCACGGCCTACCTGTCGCAGTTGCTGATCGACCTCAACGCGCAGATCGACGCCACGATGCTGATCGTCACCCACAATCTCGACATCGCGGCCACCGTTCCCGACAACATGGGCATGCTCTTCCGCCGCAACCTCGTCACCTTCGGGCCCCGCGAGGTGCTGCTGACCAGCGAGGAACCGGTCGTCGCCCAGTTCCTCGGCGGGCGGCGCGAAGGCCCCATCGGGATGTCGGAGGAGAAGGACGCCGCCACCCTGGCGAAGGAGCAGCGGTCCGGCGTCGGCGACCACGTCCGGCAGCCGCGGACCGTCGTCCCCCAGCTGGAACCCTCACCCGGGATGCCCGTCCGCCAGGGTGCGCTGCGCCGCAGGGAACGGGTGCTCGGCATGATGGCCCAGCTGCCGGAGGCGGCCCGCACCGCGATCATGCGGAGCTACGGTCCGGCCGGCCGCGGAGTCCCCGGATGA
- a CDS encoding ABC transporter permease — protein sequence MSVLGRLDRGGDQLIFYVRALLWIPKTLRRYLREVQRLLAEVAFGSGGLGVIGGTIGVMIAMTLFTGTVVGLQGYAALNQIGTSAFTGFVSAYFNTREIAPLVAGLALSATVGAGFTAQLGAMRINEEVDALEAMGVRSMPYLVTTRIIAGVVAIIPLYAIGLLSSYLASRWVTVLFNGQSAGTYDHYFDLFLSPDDVLLSILKVLIFSVMVILAHCYYGFRASGGPAGVGVAVGRSVRNAIVLISLTDFFLSLAIWGATTTVKVAG from the coding sequence ATGTCCGTGCTCGGCCGGCTGGACCGCGGCGGCGACCAGCTCATCTTCTACGTACGGGCCCTCCTGTGGATCCCGAAGACCCTGCGCCGCTATCTGCGCGAGGTCCAACGCCTGCTCGCCGAGGTCGCATTCGGCAGCGGCGGCCTCGGCGTCATCGGCGGCACCATCGGCGTGATGATCGCCATGACCCTGTTCACCGGCACCGTCGTCGGACTCCAGGGGTACGCGGCCCTCAACCAGATCGGCACCTCGGCCTTCACCGGCTTCGTCTCCGCCTACTTCAACACCCGGGAGATCGCGCCGCTCGTCGCCGGCCTCGCGCTCTCGGCCACGGTGGGCGCCGGTTTCACCGCCCAGCTCGGCGCGATGCGCATCAACGAGGAGGTCGACGCGCTCGAGGCGATGGGCGTGCGGTCCATGCCGTACCTGGTCACCACCCGGATCATCGCCGGCGTCGTGGCCATCATCCCGCTGTACGCGATCGGACTGCTCAGCTCCTACCTCGCCTCGCGCTGGGTCACCGTGCTGTTCAACGGCCAGTCCGCGGGCACGTACGACCACTACTTCGATCTCTTCCTCTCCCCGGACGACGTCCTGCTGTCGATCCTCAAGGTGCTGATCTTCAGCGTGATGGTGATCCTCGCGCACTGCTACTACGGCTTCCGCGCCTCCGGCGGCCCGGCCGGTGTGGGCGTGGCCGTCGGCCGCTCCGTGCGCAACGCCATCGTGCTGATCAGCCTCACCGACTTCTTCCTCTCGCTCGCCATCTGGGGCGCGACCACGACGGTGAAGGTGGCCGGATGA